The following coding sequences lie in one Thalassoglobus polymorphus genomic window:
- a CDS encoding nitroreductase family protein: protein MTNLPNPLEHRKSDHPVEELFLKRWSPRAMSGESVELESLNRLFEAARWAPSTYNEQEWRFLFARNQTAHWSTFFDLLGEANQAWCQKAGALVVVFSRDKFTKNGKPNPVHQFDAGLATQNLLLQAASIGLVAHPMAGFDRGASKRDLNVPDGFDPHCMIAIGHPGSPEDLPENYQSLEQPSGRKPIDSIAREGMFTFDE from the coding sequence ATGACAAATCTCCCCAACCCACTCGAACATCGAAAGAGCGACCACCCAGTCGAAGAGCTGTTTCTCAAACGTTGGTCGCCGAGGGCGATGAGCGGAGAATCTGTCGAACTCGAATCGCTGAATCGCCTGTTCGAAGCTGCTCGCTGGGCTCCCTCAACATACAACGAGCAGGAATGGCGTTTCTTGTTCGCTCGGAACCAGACTGCCCACTGGTCAACGTTCTTTGATTTGTTGGGAGAGGCGAATCAAGCCTGGTGTCAAAAAGCAGGAGCTCTTGTTGTCGTCTTTTCGAGAGATAAATTTACGAAAAACGGCAAGCCGAACCCCGTCCATCAATTCGATGCGGGACTTGCAACACAAAACCTGTTGTTGCAAGCGGCAAGCATCGGCTTGGTCGCCCATCCAATGGCAGGTTTTGACCGAGGTGCTTCGAAGCGGGATTTGAATGTTCCGGATGGTTTCGATCCCCACTGCATGATCGCCATCGGTCATCCTGGAAGTCCCGAGGATCTCCCTGAGAACTATCAATCTCTTGAACAGCCGTCCGGGAGAAAACCGATCGACAGTATCGCCCGCGAAGGAATGTTCACCTTCGACGAATAA
- a CDS encoding Gfo/Idh/MocA family oxidoreductase has protein sequence MSETSRRDFMKTTSVAAVGAGLLSSVANRAYAAGDEVIRIGLVGCGGRGTGAASQALQSPGNVELVAMGDAFQDQMDRSLTNIEKAVKKDESAHIQVAQENMFVGFDAYKKVIDSGIDLVILATPPGFRPMMFEYAVEKGVHVFMEKPVATDAAGVRKVLEAAKVAKEKKLKVGVGLQRHHQACYEEFIKRIHDGQIGDVRALRVYWNGGGVWDPRKTRDEVKTEMEYQMRNWYYYNWLCGDHINEQHIHNLDVGNWIMQQYPVSAVGMGGREVRTDKKYGEIFDHHAVQFTYEDGTVMFSECRHIRNCWNSVTEHAHGTNGRMDLSSNPRNCKLTWAQSGNVERFKGDTSNPYQVEHNTLFSAIRNDEEYSEAEYGAMSTMTAILGRMCTYSGKEITMEKALTEGPQIVPNPEDLSWDLMPPAKPDANGVYPVPVPGVTDVFAS, from the coding sequence ATGTCTGAGACATCACGCCGAGACTTCATGAAAACGACATCGGTTGCCGCCGTAGGAGCAGGTTTACTGAGCAGTGTCGCTAACCGTGCTTACGCTGCTGGAGATGAAGTGATTCGCATTGGACTCGTCGGCTGTGGTGGACGAGGAACCGGAGCAGCTTCTCAGGCGTTACAGTCTCCGGGAAACGTTGAACTCGTGGCCATGGGCGATGCGTTTCAGGACCAGATGGATCGCTCGCTGACAAACATTGAAAAGGCTGTCAAAAAAGATGAGTCAGCACATATTCAAGTTGCTCAGGAAAACATGTTCGTCGGATTCGACGCCTACAAAAAAGTGATCGACAGCGGAATCGACCTCGTGATTCTGGCGACTCCTCCCGGCTTTCGTCCAATGATGTTCGAGTATGCCGTTGAGAAGGGTGTCCATGTCTTCATGGAAAAACCGGTTGCAACCGACGCTGCCGGAGTTCGCAAAGTTCTTGAAGCTGCAAAGGTCGCGAAAGAGAAAAAACTGAAAGTCGGCGTTGGACTCCAACGACATCACCAGGCCTGCTATGAGGAGTTCATTAAGAGAATTCACGATGGCCAGATTGGCGACGTTCGTGCACTCCGGGTTTATTGGAATGGTGGAGGAGTTTGGGACCCGCGTAAGACTCGTGATGAAGTCAAGACTGAGATGGAGTACCAGATGCGGAACTGGTACTACTACAACTGGTTGTGCGGGGATCACATCAACGAGCAACACATCCACAACCTCGACGTCGGAAACTGGATCATGCAACAGTATCCAGTGAGCGCTGTCGGGATGGGGGGACGAGAAGTTCGTACAGATAAGAAGTACGGTGAAATCTTTGATCACCACGCTGTTCAGTTCACATACGAAGATGGAACTGTGATGTTCAGCGAATGTCGCCACATCCGAAACTGCTGGAACTCTGTGACCGAACATGCTCACGGAACCAACGGACGGATGGACCTCTCCAGTAATCCGCGTAACTGCAAATTGACCTGGGCACAAAGTGGCAATGTGGAGAGATTCAAGGGTGACACCAGCAACCCGTATCAGGTTGAACACAACACTCTGTTCTCTGCGATTCGCAATGACGAAGAGTACAGTGAAGCAGAATACGGAGCGATGAGTACAATGACCGCGATCCTGGGGCGAATGTGTACTTATTCCGGAAAAGAAATCACAATGGAAAAAGCTCTGACAGAAGGGCCACAAATTGTGCCGAACCCGGAAGACTTGTCATGGGATCTGATGCCACCAGCGAAACCAGATGCTAATGGCGTCTACCCAGTTCCCGTTCCAGGCGTGACTGACGTTTTTGCGAGCTAA
- a CDS encoding UxaA family hydrolase encodes MTEQPPFLCLDPSDNIVVARRFAREGDLFHSHEAQIAASERIDMGHKMAIQEIAQGEAIRKFGQPIGFATKPIQPGQWVHTHNVGLGELGHSYEFCTAINEVPKPNAERTFQGYRRADGRAATRNYLGIISTVNCSATSSKYIANAFDESILADYPNIDGVVALSHQGGCAYEYGGTDHRLLARTLAGFAEHANIAAYLIVGLGCETAQASFLAEEHNLVQLNVSSEVAKKPLIMNIQDQGGVAKTVRRGVEALKELLPDANNVQRVPIPVSEIILGTECGGSDGNSGVTANPALGITSDLLVGHGGTSILAEVPEIYGGEHLLTRRAITKDVADKLLERIKWWEDYAKLFGAKIDNNPSVGNKKGGLTTIFEKSLGAIAKGGSSPLRAVYEFAEKVQEKGFVVMDTPGYDPPSVTGMIAGGANMVVFTTGRGSCFGCKPVPTIKVATNTPMYNRMIDDMDINAGTILDGDATVESVGETIFEKIISVASGEQTKSEAQNIGDEEFCPWTPGPIF; translated from the coding sequence ATGACAGAGCAACCGCCGTTCTTATGTTTGGACCCCAGCGACAACATTGTTGTCGCAAGACGCTTCGCTCGTGAAGGAGATCTGTTCCACTCTCATGAAGCACAGATCGCAGCGAGTGAGCGGATCGACATGGGCCACAAGATGGCGATTCAAGAGATCGCGCAGGGCGAAGCAATTCGAAAGTTTGGACAACCGATTGGATTTGCGACTAAGCCAATTCAACCGGGCCAATGGGTTCACACACACAATGTGGGACTCGGCGAGCTTGGACATTCGTATGAGTTTTGCACCGCAATCAACGAGGTTCCCAAGCCGAACGCTGAACGGACGTTTCAAGGATATCGCCGCGCCGATGGTCGAGCTGCAACGCGAAACTATCTCGGAATCATCAGTACGGTGAACTGTTCCGCGACGTCTTCCAAATACATTGCCAACGCTTTTGATGAATCGATTTTAGCTGACTATCCGAACATCGATGGGGTTGTCGCCCTTTCGCATCAAGGAGGGTGTGCTTATGAGTATGGCGGAACCGATCATCGATTACTGGCACGAACATTGGCTGGGTTTGCCGAACATGCCAACATCGCTGCGTATTTGATTGTTGGTCTCGGTTGCGAAACGGCTCAGGCGAGCTTTCTGGCAGAGGAACACAATCTTGTCCAGTTGAACGTCAGTTCCGAAGTCGCGAAAAAACCGTTGATCATGAACATTCAAGATCAAGGCGGAGTTGCGAAGACTGTCCGGCGAGGAGTCGAGGCACTCAAGGAACTTCTTCCAGACGCCAATAATGTTCAGCGAGTCCCGATCCCAGTCTCGGAGATTATTCTTGGAACGGAATGTGGGGGAAGTGATGGCAACAGTGGAGTGACAGCGAATCCAGCGTTAGGAATTACGAGTGACCTGCTCGTTGGGCATGGCGGGACATCCATCCTTGCGGAGGTTCCTGAGATCTACGGTGGGGAACATTTACTGACACGCCGCGCCATCACAAAAGATGTGGCAGACAAACTTCTCGAACGAATCAAATGGTGGGAAGACTATGCCAAACTCTTTGGTGCAAAAATTGACAACAACCCTTCGGTCGGAAACAAGAAGGGTGGCCTGACGACAATCTTCGAGAAGTCCCTGGGAGCCATCGCCAAGGGGGGAAGTTCCCCACTTCGAGCGGTTTATGAATTCGCAGAGAAGGTCCAGGAGAAAGGCTTCGTCGTGATGGACACTCCCGGTTACGACCCCCCTTCTGTGACCGGAATGATTGCCGGCGGAGCGAACATGGTGGTCTTCACAACCGGACGGGGAAGCTGCTTTGGCTGCAAGCCCGTCCCGACGATCAAGGTCGCCACAAACACTCCCATGTACAACCGCATGATTGACGACATGGACATCAATGCCGGAACGATTCTTGATGGTGATGCAACAGTCGAGTCGGTTGGCGAAACGATTTTCGAGAAGATTATCTCTGTTGCCAGCGGAGAACAGACGAAGAGTGAAGCTCAGAACATTGGTGACGAAGAATTCTGTCCCTGGACGCCAGGCCCCATTTTCTAG
- a CDS encoding phosphorylase family protein has translation MTHVQKEQSEEKRTTIGIVCALHLEASPLLDRLNPSRNQSGNGLKYYDCALDEVRVIVVEGAVGYELATQAAHALIDAVQPSWILSAGLSGALIEKMGLGDLVVGNSLIRQNGRDEIVQQLGMQSDPKRHLHVGKLCTVDHIVRTREEKRELNERTQAIAVDMESHAVAQVCKDRNTGFIAIRAISDDMSEDLPKEVLAIFGPKGTIRSGALVGTIFKRPSSVKDLWKIREGAVKAATNLAKYVLDILPQLAESKTPEKTSEKDSRAE, from the coding sequence ATGACTCACGTTCAAAAAGAGCAATCTGAAGAAAAACGGACAACGATCGGCATCGTCTGTGCGCTGCATCTGGAAGCCAGTCCGTTGCTGGACCGCTTGAATCCTTCTCGGAATCAATCCGGCAATGGACTCAAATACTACGACTGTGCACTGGATGAAGTTCGTGTCATCGTTGTCGAAGGAGCTGTTGGGTACGAACTTGCAACACAGGCAGCGCATGCTCTGATCGATGCCGTTCAACCGAGTTGGATTCTCTCAGCTGGTCTTTCTGGGGCCTTAATTGAAAAGATGGGGCTTGGAGATCTTGTTGTCGGCAACTCGCTGATCCGCCAGAACGGGCGCGACGAAATCGTTCAGCAACTCGGAATGCAAAGTGACCCCAAGCGGCATCTCCACGTTGGAAAACTCTGCACTGTTGACCACATCGTGAGGACACGAGAGGAGAAACGGGAACTCAACGAACGGACGCAAGCAATTGCGGTCGATATGGAATCACACGCTGTCGCTCAGGTATGCAAAGATCGAAATACTGGATTTATCGCAATTCGAGCTATCAGCGATGACATGAGCGAAGACCTGCCGAAAGAGGTGCTCGCAATCTTCGGTCCGAAAGGAACGATTCGCAGCGGGGCATTGGTCGGGACCATCTTCAAACGCCCATCGAGCGTGAAGGATCTCTGGAAGATACGAGAAGGAGCCGTCAAGGCGGCTACGAATCTTGCGAAGTACGTTCTTGATATCCTTCCGCAGTTAGCTGAATCCAAAACACCTGAGAAAACGTCTGAGAAAGACTCACGCGCCGAATGA
- a CDS encoding carbohydrate kinase family protein — MTPNSPKILGIGTVTVDHVMTVSDFPAPDTKNEAISTRFQVGGPVPIALAQLSRFGHSTNFLSAWGDDPFGNLVQERLNAEGIAFSPACRGDFATSVTQIWLKESTGQRTLVTSRTNGAAMAEFLTADFMSQFNVLHLDCWPSEAALLAARFMKENGGFVCVDTGSPKAGVEEILRIADVVNCPKRFCEIFLNESDLAEASRKISTFGPKIVTVTDGENGSVLHTQGETFHQPALKFGNIIDTNGAGDSFSGAVIHGVLQDWPPQKVLKFAATCAGLKCTQAGNDAALPNEVDVLQRMNTKVSPEN; from the coding sequence ATGACACCGAACTCTCCCAAGATTCTTGGAATCGGAACCGTCACGGTTGACCACGTGATGACTGTTTCCGACTTCCCGGCTCCTGATACCAAAAATGAAGCGATCTCGACTCGCTTTCAAGTCGGTGGACCAGTCCCGATCGCACTGGCTCAACTCTCCCGGTTTGGCCACTCGACAAATTTCCTGAGTGCTTGGGGAGATGACCCATTTGGGAATCTGGTGCAGGAGCGGCTCAACGCTGAGGGAATTGCTTTTTCACCTGCGTGCCGCGGAGACTTCGCAACGTCGGTCACTCAAATCTGGTTGAAAGAATCAACCGGTCAGAGAACATTGGTCACCTCTCGGACCAATGGTGCAGCCATGGCTGAGTTCCTCACCGCTGACTTTATGAGCCAGTTCAATGTCCTGCACCTGGACTGCTGGCCATCCGAAGCCGCTCTTCTCGCCGCAAGGTTCATGAAAGAGAATGGTGGGTTCGTTTGTGTCGACACAGGCTCACCGAAGGCAGGAGTCGAAGAGATCTTGCGAATCGCGGACGTTGTGAACTGCCCGAAGCGGTTTTGCGAAATCTTCTTGAACGAATCTGATCTTGCGGAAGCGAGTCGAAAAATCTCAACGTTCGGCCCGAAGATTGTGACAGTTACCGATGGAGAAAATGGATCGGTTCTTCATACTCAAGGCGAAACGTTTCATCAGCCTGCACTGAAGTTCGGCAACATCATAGACACGAATGGAGCGGGAGACAGTTTCTCAGGAGCGGTCATACATGGCGTTCTTCAAGACTGGCCGCCACAGAAAGTGTTGAAGTTCGCAGCCACCTGCGCCGGCTTGAAATGTACTCAAGCGGGAAACGATGCGGCACTCCCGAACGAAGTTGATGTGCTTCAGCGGATGAATACAAAGGTTTCTCCGGAGAACTGA